A genomic window from Acinetobacter chinensis includes:
- the fdxA gene encoding ferredoxin FdxA, with the protein MTFVVTENCIKCKYQDCVEVCPVDCFYEGPNFLVINPDECIDCALCEPECPANAIFSEDELPEGQEVFIELNADLSQKWPNITQIGDQPADREEWNGKTDKLQYLEK; encoded by the coding sequence ATGACCTTTGTTGTCACTGAAAATTGTATTAAATGTAAATATCAGGACTGTGTGGAAGTTTGTCCAGTTGACTGTTTCTACGAAGGTCCTAACTTCCTGGTGATCAACCCGGATGAATGTATTGACTGCGCGCTTTGTGAGCCTGAATGCCCTGCCAATGCCATTTTCTCTGAAGATGAACTGCCTGAAGGTCAGGAAGTGTTTATTGAACTGAATGCTGACCTGTCTCAAAAATGGCCGAACATCACACAGATTGGTGACCAGCCTGCTGACCGTGAAGAATGGAACGGTAAAACAGACAAACTCCAGTATCTGGAAAAATAA